The Bacillota bacterium sequence TTGAGCTTGGCTGTGATGGCGGCAGCCATTGACTACCACACCTTCAGGTATTTGTCCAATCTCTTCTACATCAGCAACCTGGGCCTTCTCTTGGCGGTACTGGCGTTTGGCAAGGAGACCCTGGGGGCGCAGCGCTGGATCCAGGTGGGACCGCTGCCTCTGCAACCGTCCGAGGTCGCCAAGGTGGTCCTCATACTCACCCTGGCGAACCTCCTCGCTCACAAGCAGGGGAAGTGGAAGTCCTGGCTGGACCTGGGGATTCCCTTAGCTCACACGCTTGTGCCTATGCTCCTCATCTTGAGGCAGCCTGACCTGGGCACCTCCCTGGTATTTGTCGCCGTGGTCCTAGGCATGCTGTTCGTGTCTGGCGCCCCTTTGCGCCAGCTGGGTATCCTGGTGGGCACTGCCCTGGCGAGCGTTGTCGGTGCCCTGTACATGCACCTGGAATATGGCATGAAGCTTCCCCTCAGGGAGTACCAGGTCAAGCGGCTCATCGTATTCCTGAACCCCAGCATGGATCCACTCAACTCAGGCTATCACATAATCCAGTCATTGATAGCCATCGGTTCCGGGGGGCTTACGGGTAAGAGCCTGTTTTCCGGGACCCAAAGCGGGCTCGCCTTCCTTCCCTTCCAGCACACCGACTTCGTGTTCTCGGTGGTGGGGGAGGAAATGGGGTTTGCCGGTGGCGCCATATTACTGTGCCTTTACCTCATACTCATCCTTAAGGCGCTCTCCATTGCCGGGCAGGCCAAGGATGTTTTCGGAGCGCTCATCGCAGCCGGGATCGCATCCATGTGGTCGTTTCATGTCTTTGTCAATATTGGAATGACCATGGGGGTCATGCCCATCACGGGCCTGCCCCTGCCCTTCCTGAGTTACGGAGGGAGCTCCCTGATTACTAACTTGACGGCTATGGGGCTCTTGATAAATGTGAACATGAGAAGGCACAAGATATCCTTCTAGAGAAAACATGGGGGGATACCGTGAAGGGAGGATGAAACAGTTACCGGATAACTGACTTTTCCTCCACAAACCTGCCCGAAGCATTTGACAAGGAGGCAAGAATGATGTATACTACAGAGGAGATTGGTGAGGATTTCGTGGTGGTCAAC is a genomic window containing:
- the rodA gene encoding rod shape-determining protein RodA → METKRRLQRIDWVLVVTVLALCGAGLLVIASATRTTAVEGDSLYYVKKQVLALGIGLSLAVMAAAIDYHTFRYLSNLFYISNLGLLLAVLAFGKETLGAQRWIQVGPLPLQPSEVAKVVLILTLANLLAHKQGKWKSWLDLGIPLAHTLVPMLLILRQPDLGTSLVFVAVVLGMLFVSGAPLRQLGILVGTALASVVGALYMHLEYGMKLPLREYQVKRLIVFLNPSMDPLNSGYHIIQSLIAIGSGGLTGKSLFSGTQSGLAFLPFQHTDFVFSVVGEEMGFAGGAILLCLYLILILKALSIAGQAKDVFGALIAAGIASMWSFHVFVNIGMTMGVMPITGLPLPFLSYGGSSLITNLTAMGLLINVNMRRHKISF